One region of Streptomyces rishiriensis genomic DNA includes:
- a CDS encoding AzlC family ABC transporter permease, translated as MAEQTALTDIRADGGGRPDAAVVRDALGVGVAVGLSGFAFGVTSAGSGLSVWQTCALSLLVFTGASQFALVGALAAGGNPLTAAAGAFFLGVRNAFYGLRLSQSLALPRAVRPFAAQWVIDETAAVSLAQPGRRAARIGFGVTGLSLYVLWNLTTLCGALGAEAIGDTDAWGLDAAGPAVFLALLAPMLKTTAERAVAGLAVLLGLGLLPVLPAGVPVLTAALAAPVVLYLDGRRRGRGAAGRVDTGEEER; from the coding sequence GTGGCAGAACAGACAGCACTCACGGACATACGCGCCGACGGCGGGGGACGGCCGGACGCCGCCGTCGTACGGGACGCCCTCGGGGTCGGGGTCGCCGTAGGACTCTCCGGGTTCGCCTTCGGGGTGACCTCGGCGGGCAGCGGACTCTCGGTGTGGCAGACCTGCGCGCTCAGTCTCCTCGTGTTCACGGGGGCGTCCCAGTTCGCGCTCGTCGGGGCACTGGCGGCGGGCGGCAACCCCCTGACGGCGGCCGCGGGCGCCTTCTTCCTGGGTGTGCGCAACGCCTTCTACGGTCTGCGTCTGTCGCAGTCGCTGGCGCTCCCGCGCGCGGTGCGCCCGTTCGCCGCCCAATGGGTGATCGACGAGACGGCGGCGGTCTCCCTCGCTCAGCCCGGGCGGCGTGCCGCGCGCATCGGCTTCGGCGTCACCGGACTGTCTCTGTACGTCCTGTGGAATCTCACCACGCTGTGCGGCGCCCTGGGGGCGGAGGCCATCGGGGACACGGACGCGTGGGGGCTCGACGCGGCCGGTCCCGCCGTCTTCCTGGCGCTGCTCGCACCCATGCTGAAGACCACCGCCGAGCGGGCCGTCGCCGGGCTCGCGGTGCTCCTGGGGCTGGGCCTGCTGCCCGTGCTGCCCGCCGGAGTGCCCGTGCTGACGGCCGCGCTCGCCGCGCCGGTCGTCCTGTACCTCGATGGCCGGCGCCGAGGCCGCGGGGCGGCCGGCCGGGTCGACACGGGGGAGGAGGAGCGATGA
- a CDS encoding AzlD domain-containing protein yields the protein MNIWLAIGATALGCYAVKLAGLLVPAGLLERPLVRRFAALLPVALLAALTAQQTFADGHALVLDARAAGLAAAVVALMLRAPFLLVVAAAVVVTAGVRALGG from the coding sequence ATGAACATCTGGCTCGCGATCGGCGCGACCGCTCTCGGCTGCTATGCCGTCAAGCTCGCCGGACTGCTCGTCCCCGCCGGTCTTCTCGAACGGCCCCTCGTCAGGCGGTTCGCCGCCCTGCTTCCCGTCGCCCTGCTCGCCGCCCTCACCGCCCAGCAGACCTTCGCGGACGGGCACGCGCTCGTGCTGGACGCGAGGGCCGCGGGGCTCGCCGCGGCCGTCGTCGCCCTCATGCTGCGGGCTCCCTTCCTGCTGGTCGTCGCGGCCGCGGTGGTGGTGACGGCGGGGGTGCGGGCCCTGGGCGGGTGA
- a CDS encoding DUF3046 domain-containing protein translates to MRLTVFWQRMDEHFGAGYAETFARDHVMAELGGRTVHGALADGWEAKDVWRVVCTVMNVPQEMR, encoded by the coding sequence ATGCGGTTGACGGTCTTCTGGCAGCGGATGGACGAGCACTTCGGCGCGGGATACGCCGAGACGTTCGCACGCGATCACGTGATGGCGGAACTCGGCGGACGCACGGTGCACGGGGCGCTGGCGGACGGCTGGGAGGCCAAGGACGTGTGGCGCGTGGTGTGCACGGTGATGAACGTTCCCCAGGAGATGCGCTGA
- a CDS encoding AI-2E family transporter, translating into MAPTDETGQVARHPSPLGATPPTGPPPADGGAEQGARMPRWLPRAMVLALALIGAFQLGTWAFHQLIGLLLNILIAFFLALAIEPAVSRMAARGMRRGLATFLVFFGLLIVVAGFFTLLGSMLAGQIIKMIEGFPEYLDSVINWVNTTFHTDLRRVDVQEGLLHSDWLRKYAQNSAAGVLDVSTQVLGGLFKLLTIALFSFYFAADGPRLRRGLCSVLPPAKQAEVLRAWEIAVDKTGGYLYSRGLMALISGVAHYVLLEALGIPYAPVLAVWVGVVSQFIPTIGTYLAGALPMLIAFTVSPLYALWVLIFVVVYQQFENYMLQPKLTSKTVDIHPAVAFGSVIAGTALLGAVGALVAIPAIATLQAFLGAYVKRYDVTDDPRVHGHRGRSDGPGPLTRARGLWRQVRHRRDGSRGESR; encoded by the coding sequence GTGGCACCCACTGACGAGACCGGGCAGGTCGCCCGGCACCCATCCCCGCTCGGCGCTACGCCGCCCACCGGGCCGCCCCCGGCCGACGGCGGCGCCGAGCAGGGCGCGCGCATGCCGCGCTGGCTTCCGCGCGCCATGGTGCTCGCACTCGCTCTCATCGGTGCGTTCCAGCTGGGCACCTGGGCCTTCCACCAGCTGATCGGCCTGCTGCTCAACATCCTGATCGCGTTCTTCCTGGCGCTGGCGATAGAGCCGGCGGTCAGCCGGATGGCCGCCCGCGGGATGCGCAGGGGGCTCGCCACCTTCCTGGTCTTCTTCGGCCTGCTGATCGTGGTCGCCGGCTTCTTCACGCTGCTCGGCTCGATGCTGGCGGGTCAGATCATCAAGATGATCGAGGGTTTTCCGGAGTACCTCGACTCGGTGATCAACTGGGTCAACACCACGTTCCACACGGACCTCAGGCGTGTGGACGTCCAGGAGGGACTGCTTCACTCCGACTGGCTGAGGAAGTACGCGCAGAACAGCGCCGCCGGCGTCCTGGACGTCTCCACACAGGTGCTCGGCGGCCTCTTCAAGCTGCTGACGATCGCCCTGTTCTCGTTCTACTTCGCCGCCGACGGTCCCCGCCTGCGCCGCGGGCTGTGCTCCGTCCTGCCGCCCGCCAAGCAGGCCGAGGTGCTGCGGGCGTGGGAGATCGCCGTCGACAAGACCGGCGGTTATCTGTACTCGCGCGGGCTGATGGCGTTGATCTCCGGCGTCGCGCACTACGTACTGCTCGAGGCGCTCGGTATCCCGTACGCGCCCGTGCTCGCCGTCTGGGTGGGTGTGGTCTCGCAGTTCATCCCCACCATCGGCACCTATCTCGCCGGCGCCCTGCCCATGCTGATCGCCTTCACGGTCTCGCCCCTGTACGCCCTGTGGGTACTCATCTTCGTCGTGGTCTACCAGCAGTTCGAGAACTACATGCTTCAGCCCAAGCTGACCTCGAAGACCGTCGACATCCACCCCGCCGTCGCCTTCGGCTCCGTCATCGCGGGCACCGCCCTTCTCGGCGCCGTCGGCGCGCTGGTCGCCATCCCGGCGATCGCCACCCTCCAGGCGTTCCTGGGCGCCTACGTGAAGCGTTACGACGTCACGGACGATCCCCGTGTCCACGGACACCGGGGACGCAGCGACGGGCCGGGACCGCTCACCCGCGCGCGGGGGCTGTGGAGGCAGGTACGGCATCGGCGGGACGGGTCGCGGGGCGAGTCCCGCTGA
- the recA gene encoding recombinase RecA, giving the protein MAGTDREKALDAALAQIERQFGKGAVMRLGERPNEPIEVIPTGSTALDVALGVGGLPRGRVVEVYGPESSGKTTLTLHAVANAQKAGGQVAFVDAEHALDPEYAKKLGVDIDNLILSQPDNGEQALEIVDMLVRSGALDLIVIDSVAALVPRAEIEGEMGDSHVGLQARLMSQALRKITSALNQSKTTAIFINQLREKIGVMFGSPETTTGGRALKFYASVRLDIRRIETLKDGTDAVGNRTRVKVVKNKVAPPFKQAEFDILYGHGISREGGLIDMGVENGFVRKAGAWYTYEGDQLGQGKENARNFLKDNPDLANEIERKIKEKLGVGVRPEEPAAEPGAVAPAAAGTPAEDAAKAVPATAAKTAKTKAAAAKS; this is encoded by the coding sequence ATGGCAGGAACCGACCGCGAGAAGGCACTGGATGCCGCACTCGCACAGATTGAACGGCAGTTCGGCAAGGGCGCCGTGATGCGTCTCGGCGAGCGACCGAACGAGCCCATCGAGGTCATCCCCACCGGGTCGACCGCACTCGACGTCGCCCTCGGCGTCGGCGGGCTGCCACGCGGCCGCGTGGTGGAGGTGTACGGGCCGGAGTCCTCCGGTAAGACGACGCTGACGCTGCACGCCGTGGCGAACGCGCAGAAGGCCGGCGGACAGGTCGCCTTCGTGGACGCGGAGCACGCCCTCGACCCCGAGTACGCGAAGAAGCTCGGCGTCGACATCGACAACCTGATCCTCTCGCAGCCGGACAACGGCGAGCAGGCTCTCGAGATCGTGGACATGCTGGTCCGTTCCGGCGCCCTCGACCTCATCGTCATCGACTCCGTCGCCGCGCTCGTCCCGCGCGCCGAGATCGAGGGCGAGATGGGCGACAGCCACGTCGGTCTCCAGGCCCGTCTGATGAGCCAGGCACTGCGGAAGATCACCAGCGCGCTCAACCAGTCCAAGACCACCGCGATCTTCATCAACCAGCTCCGCGAGAAGATCGGCGTGATGTTCGGCTCCCCGGAGACCACGACCGGTGGCCGGGCGCTGAAGTTCTACGCCTCGGTGCGTCTCGACATCCGTCGCATCGAGACCCTGAAGGACGGCACCGACGCGGTCGGCAACCGCACCCGCGTCAAGGTCGTCAAGAACAAGGTTGCGCCGCCCTTCAAGCAGGCCGAGTTCGACATCCTCTACGGGCACGGCATCAGCCGCGAGGGCGGTCTGATCGACATGGGCGTGGAGAACGGCTTCGTCCGCAAGGCCGGCGCCTGGTACACGTACGAGGGCGACCAGCTGGGACAGGGCAAGGAGAACGCCCGTAACTTCCTGAAGGACAACCCCGACCTCGCCAACGAGATCGAGAGGAAGATCAAGGAGAAGCTGGGCGTCGGCGTGCGTCCGGAGGAGCCCGCCGCCGAGCCGGGTGCGGTCGCCCCGGCTGCCGCGGGCACCCCCGCGGAGGACGCTGCCAAGGCGGTTCCGGCCACCGCGGCCAAGACCGCCAAGACCAAGGCCGCGGCTGCCAAGAGCTGA
- the recX gene encoding recombination regulator RecX, which yields MTRRTDWAEYVYPDTPRGTRGGADGGPAQADDDRPEGDPHRGDGTDGDPHRGDGTDDDDRPRGGRGRRGGDGGPRGGRGRRRRGFGEPSAEDEGTSSSSRAEQEGSSGDPAERARAICLRLLTGTPRTRKQLADALRKREIPDDVAEEVLSRFEEVGLINDGAFADAWVESRHHGRGLARRALAQELRTKGVDSELIEEAVGRLDSEQEEETARELVARKLRSTRGLDRDKRLRRLAGMLARKGYPEGMALRVVRQALEAEGQETEFLDGEGF from the coding sequence GTGACGCGACGAACGGACTGGGCCGAGTACGTCTACCCCGACACGCCCCGGGGGACGAGGGGCGGGGCCGACGGCGGCCCCGCCCAGGCCGACGACGACCGGCCGGAGGGCGACCCGCACCGCGGTGACGGGACGGACGGCGACCCGCACCGCGGTGACGGGACGGACGACGACGACCGGCCCCGTGGTGGCCGGGGGCGGCGCGGCGGCGATGGAGGTCCACGCGGTGGTCGTGGACGACGTCGGCGCGGCTTCGGAGAACCGTCCGCCGAGGACGAAGGCACCTCTTCCTCGTCGAGGGCCGAGCAGGAGGGGTCTTCAGGGGACCCGGCTGAGCGGGCACGGGCTATCTGCCTGCGCCTGCTCACCGGGACCCCGCGCACCCGGAAGCAACTCGCCGACGCGCTGCGCAAACGGGAGATCCCGGACGACGTGGCGGAGGAGGTGCTCTCGCGGTTCGAGGAGGTCGGGCTGATCAACGACGGTGCCTTCGCGGACGCCTGGGTGGAGTCCCGGCACCACGGCCGGGGGCTGGCCCGGCGGGCCCTCGCCCAGGAGCTGCGGACCAAGGGGGTCGACTCGGAGCTGATCGAAGAGGCCGTCGGCCGGCTCGACTCCGAGCAGGAAGAGGAGACGGCGCGCGAGCTCGTCGCCCGAAAGCTGCGCTCGACCCGCGGCCTCGACCGTGACAAACGGCTGCGCCGACTCGCCGGCATGCTCGCGCGCAAGGGCTACCCCGAGGGCATGGCCCTGCGGGTGGTCCGACAGGCACTGGAGGCGGAGGGTCAGGAGACGGAGTTCCTGGACGGCGAAGGGTTCTGA
- a CDS encoding sugar ABC transporter substrate-binding protein: protein MPVSTRSRRPLVVPVLGAGLLLTGCGVWPSQATAPAGAVTGRITLGFVNGGTTEFHTCLQESVERTARNNGVHLFTANSRQDGDTEVSNIEDMIARKVDALIVQTVDVDVLKGDIAEAKAAGVPIFLTSVAPDDTSGLLGAVVVDLKEVGELDAEWIERDAAGREVSVAVIAGAPGAASDLLTKAFTERLPDNAEVVASRPGMYDPVKARTVAAAVIRDSPGLDYAFVANEEMAFAARKAFDTAGAEDVRIVTVNGTDEALAALKAGSLAATVSNSAADTGELAVQNVVSLLRKDDRADRIDRTPVRLVTRDNADTAPLYCPPRD, encoded by the coding sequence ATGCCCGTGTCCACCCGCTCCCGAAGACCGCTCGTCGTCCCGGTCCTCGGCGCCGGTCTGCTGCTCACCGGCTGCGGAGTCTGGCCCTCGCAGGCCACGGCGCCCGCCGGGGCGGTCACGGGCAGGATCACGCTGGGCTTCGTCAACGGCGGTACCACCGAGTTCCATACGTGTCTCCAGGAGTCCGTCGAGCGGACGGCCCGCAACAACGGCGTCCATCTGTTCACGGCCAACTCGCGCCAGGACGGCGACACGGAGGTCTCCAACATCGAGGACATGATCGCCCGCAAGGTGGACGCGCTGATCGTCCAGACCGTCGACGTCGACGTCCTCAAGGGGGACATCGCCGAGGCGAAGGCCGCCGGGGTCCCCATCTTCCTCACCTCGGTCGCCCCCGACGACACGTCCGGCCTCCTGGGGGCCGTCGTGGTCGATCTGAAGGAGGTGGGGGAGCTCGACGCCGAGTGGATCGAGCGGGACGCCGCCGGTCGTGAGGTGAGCGTCGCTGTGATCGCGGGTGCCCCCGGTGCCGCCTCCGACCTGCTGACCAAGGCGTTCACCGAGCGGCTGCCGGACAACGCCGAGGTGGTCGCGAGCCGGCCCGGCATGTACGACCCCGTCAAGGCGCGCACGGTCGCAGCGGCCGTGATCAGAGACAGTCCCGGCCTGGACTACGCCTTCGTCGCCAATGAGGAGATGGCGTTCGCCGCCCGCAAGGCCTTCGACACGGCCGGTGCAGAGGACGTCAGGATCGTGACGGTGAACGGCACCGACGAGGCACTGGCCGCACTCAAGGCCGGCAGCCTCGCCGCCACCGTCTCCAACTCGGCTGCGGACACCGGCGAACTGGCGGTGCAGAACGTCGTCTCCCTGCTCCGCAAGGACGACCGGGCCGACAGGATCGACAGGACGCCCGTCCGCCTGGTCACCCGGGACAACGCGGACACGGCCCCGCTGTACTGCCCGCCGCGGGACTGA
- a CDS encoding rhodanese-like domain-containing protein, which translates to MDELLERIRTGYARVEAREAYEAARTGDALLVDIRYAALRERDGLIPGALVVERNELEWRLDPQGSHRLPEATSHEVRAVVICNEGYASSLAAASLHQLGLHRATDLVGGFQAWRAAGLPVTS; encoded by the coding sequence GTGGACGAGCTGCTCGAGCGGATCCGCACGGGGTACGCGCGCGTGGAGGCCCGGGAGGCGTACGAGGCCGCACGCACGGGCGACGCGCTGCTCGTCGACATCCGGTACGCGGCCCTGCGCGAACGGGACGGCCTGATCCCCGGCGCCCTGGTCGTCGAGCGCAACGAACTGGAGTGGCGCCTCGACCCCCAGGGCAGTCACCGCCTCCCCGAGGCCACGAGTCACGAGGTGCGGGCGGTCGTGATCTGCAACGAGGGCTACGCGTCGAGCCTGGCCGCCGCCTCCCTGCACCAACTGGGGCTGCACCGGGCCACCGACCTCGTCGGCGGTTTCCAGGCGTGGCGGGCGGCGGGGCTCCCCGTGACGTCGTAG
- a CDS encoding cysteine dioxygenase, with translation MSVSPSSVPTAAPVAAAPTQAELLDFVRRTAADAELIASLPLDPEGRTWVRLEGPGGSEAWLIGWPPGTGTGWHDHADSVGAFLTARGELKEYSLAARLPTDGWKTLELTEDVDRERTLRAGQGRSFGRHHVHEVLNRSTEEHAVSVHAYYPPLPRIRRYSRTGHVLRLEQVERPEDWQ, from the coding sequence GTGTCTGTCTCCCCCTCCTCCGTGCCCACCGCCGCCCCCGTCGCCGCCGCGCCCACCCAGGCGGAGCTTCTCGACTTCGTCCGGCGCACGGCCGCCGACGCCGAGCTGATCGCCTCGCTCCCCCTCGACCCGGAGGGCCGTACCTGGGTGCGCCTGGAGGGCCCCGGGGGCAGTGAGGCCTGGCTGATCGGCTGGCCGCCCGGCACCGGCACCGGCTGGCACGACCACGCCGACTCGGTCGGCGCCTTCCTGACCGCGCGGGGCGAGCTGAAGGAGTACTCGCTCGCCGCGCGGCTGCCCACCGACGGCTGGAAGACCCTCGAGCTGACGGAGGACGTGGACCGGGAGCGCACCCTGAGGGCCGGCCAGGGCCGCTCCTTCGGACGTCACCATGTCCACGAGGTCCTCAACCGGTCCACCGAGGAACACGCCGTCTCCGTCCACGCCTACTACCCCCCGCTGCCGCGCATCCGCCGCTACAGCCGTACGGGCCACGTCCTGCGGCTGGAGCAGGTCGAGCGTCCGGAGGACTGGCAGTGA
- a CDS encoding putative leader peptide: protein MHRHGVLRIVTDTDVRLWRRVHMDLVRYAGCVCRPSC, encoded by the coding sequence GTGCACCGGCATGGTGTACTCCGGATCGTGACCGACACCGATGTGCGCCTGTGGCGGAGGGTCCATATGGACCTCGTCCGCTATGCGGGCTGCGTGTGTCGCCCGTCCTGCTGA
- a CDS encoding FAD-dependent monooxygenase, with the protein MDPVIIVGAGPVGLTLALALARQQVPSVVLDEGPGKDEPRLARTVVLREDTAALVERLTGVSLDEAGVHWAGWRSMRRKQVTREVRFDDATDPAPLHLAQHVLTGVLRAAVAGQRLVKIAVDSRLDSIEQEPSGVTAHTRGPRGTWWRGSHLVGCDGPRSTVRKLLDIRFPGRTAVERHAVAALRTELPWADEALLHRTPPWRVSGPSAGEVTGRPLPDGVWRLDWLLPPGKDLVTPELLVARIRETLAGWNSGSTPPYELLDTGVHTVHHRLARRWRVGRVFVAGDAAHLLGAFGTQGLDEGLRDADNLAWKLALAWHHGSHEALLDSYQAERRAAVAARLRAADQALPVLRGGAGIRAYVPGTARGHDLLLTDGHLGRGPLGAPGTYDGSPLAPRHLEAEVPVDTPPGAPVEDVRVTAEDGSFVRLRDRLGRGALLVLLIAPGTGVWERRHWVGAGIMPRLAAAVTALPSPAELLVAESYPGAAAHTVLLIRPDGHLVTALDGVRAADLYAAAEATVGGPEGARETSEAGATAGSATK; encoded by the coding sequence GTGGACCCGGTGATCATCGTCGGAGCGGGGCCGGTGGGGCTCACGCTCGCCCTGGCGCTGGCGCGCCAGCAGGTGCCGTCCGTGGTCCTCGACGAGGGCCCCGGCAAGGACGAACCACGGCTCGCGCGCACCGTCGTCCTGCGCGAGGACACCGCCGCCCTCGTCGAGCGGCTGACCGGAGTGTCCCTCGACGAGGCCGGGGTCCACTGGGCCGGATGGCGGTCGATGCGGCGCAAGCAGGTGACCCGCGAGGTCAGATTCGACGACGCGACGGATCCCGCCCCCCTGCACCTCGCCCAGCATGTGCTGACGGGCGTGCTGCGCGCCGCCGTCGCAGGTCAGCGGCTGGTGAAGATCGCCGTGGACAGCCGCCTGGACTCCATCGAGCAGGAACCTTCCGGCGTCACGGCCCACACCCGCGGTCCCCGGGGCACCTGGTGGCGCGGCAGCCACCTCGTCGGCTGCGACGGCCCGCGCTCCACGGTCCGCAAACTCCTCGACATCCGCTTCCCCGGCCGTACGGCGGTGGAGCGACACGCCGTCGCCGCGCTGCGCACGGAACTTCCCTGGGCCGACGAGGCGTTGCTCCATCGGACACCGCCGTGGCGGGTGTCCGGCCCCTCCGCCGGGGAAGTCACCGGACGCCCGCTGCCGGACGGTGTATGGCGCCTGGACTGGCTGCTGCCGCCCGGCAAGGACCTCGTCACGCCCGAGCTGCTCGTGGCCCGTATCCGCGAGACCCTGGCGGGCTGGAACAGCGGTTCCACGCCCCCTTACGAACTGCTCGACACCGGCGTCCACACCGTGCACCACCGGTTGGCCCGCCGCTGGCGCGTGGGGCGGGTCTTCGTCGCCGGGGACGCCGCCCACCTGCTCGGCGCGTTCGGCACCCAGGGCCTCGACGAAGGCCTGCGGGACGCCGACAACCTGGCCTGGAAGCTGGCGCTGGCCTGGCACCACGGCTCGCACGAGGCGTTGCTCGACAGCTACCAGGCGGAGCGGCGCGCGGCGGTCGCCGCCCGGCTGCGCGCCGCCGACCAGGCGCTGCCGGTGCTGCGCGGCGGCGCGGGCATAAGGGCGTACGTGCCGGGCACGGCGCGCGGTCACGACCTGCTGCTCACCGACGGCCATCTGGGCCGCGGCCCGTTGGGCGCGCCGGGCACCTACGACGGCTCGCCGCTCGCGCCCCGGCATCTGGAGGCGGAGGTGCCGGTGGACACGCCTCCCGGCGCGCCCGTCGAGGACGTCCGTGTGACGGCGGAGGACGGTTCGTTCGTACGGCTGCGGGACCGGCTGGGACGCGGCGCGCTGCTCGTCCTGCTGATCGCGCCGGGCACCGGCGTGTGGGAGCGCAGGCACTGGGTGGGCGCCGGGATCATGCCCCGGCTCGCCGCCGCGGTGACGGCCCTGCCGAGCCCGGCCGAGCTCCTGGTGGCGGAGAGCTATCCGGGTGCGGCCGCGCACACCGTCCTGCTGATCCGGCCCGACGGCCATCTGGTCACCGCGCTCGACGGGGTTCGCGCGGCCGACCTGTACGCGGCGGCGGAGGCGACGGTGGGCGGACCTGAGGGGGCACGCGAGACCTCCGAAGCGGGGGCCACGGCCGGCTCCGCGACCAAGTGA
- a CDS encoding amino acid ABC transporter permease — protein MTSVLYDTPGPRAKRRNVLFSVVFTVLLALLLWWVWQKMDEKDQLTSALWKPFTESEAWTTYLLPGLENTLKAAALSMVIALPLGAVFGIARLSDHRWVRAVSGTVVEFFRAIPVLLLMLFANEFYARSTDVSSEDRPLYAVVTGLVLYNASVLAEVVRAGILSLPKGQTEAAYAIGLRKGQTMTSILLPQAVTAMLPAIVSQLVVIVKDTALGGVMLGFPELLNSRGTLAANYANVIPSFIVVAVMFIVLNFILTSFASWLERYLRRSKRSTGAVLGVDKVDDLNAAEVGGTYGTGAGGSI, from the coding sequence ATGACCTCGGTCCTGTACGACACTCCCGGCCCCCGCGCCAAGCGGCGCAACGTCCTCTTCTCGGTGGTCTTCACCGTCCTGCTCGCCCTGCTCCTGTGGTGGGTGTGGCAGAAGATGGACGAGAAGGACCAGCTCACCTCCGCGCTGTGGAAGCCGTTCACCGAGTCCGAGGCCTGGACGACGTATCTGCTGCCCGGCCTCGAGAACACCCTCAAAGCGGCCGCGCTCTCCATGGTGATCGCCCTTCCGCTGGGCGCGGTCTTCGGTATCGCGCGCCTGTCCGACCACCGTTGGGTGCGCGCCGTGTCCGGCACTGTGGTCGAGTTCTTCCGGGCGATCCCGGTACTGCTGCTGATGCTGTTCGCCAACGAGTTCTACGCCCGCTCCACGGACGTCAGCAGCGAGGACCGGCCGCTCTACGCGGTCGTCACCGGCCTGGTGCTCTACAACGCGTCGGTCCTCGCCGAGGTCGTCCGGGCCGGCATCCTCTCGCTGCCCAAGGGCCAGACCGAGGCCGCGTACGCGATCGGCCTGCGCAAGGGCCAGACGATGACCAGCATCCTGCTTCCGCAGGCGGTCACCGCGATGCTCCCGGCGATCGTCAGCCAGCTGGTGGTCATCGTGAAGGACACCGCACTCGGTGGTGTGATGCTCGGATTCCCCGAGCTGCTCAACTCCCGCGGCACGCTGGCGGCCAACTACGCCAACGTGATCCCGAGCTTCATCGTGGTCGCGGTCATGTTCATCGTGCTGAACTTCATCCTCACCAGCTTCGCGAGCTGGCTGGAGCGCTACCTGCGGCGCAGCAAGCGCAGCACGGGCGCGGTGCTCGGCGTCGACAAGGTCGACGACCTGAACGCCGCCGAGGTCGGCGGCACCTACGGCACCGGCGCGGGCGGCAGCATCTGA
- a CDS encoding amino acid ABC transporter permease, with protein MFDFLDGYDVLGAFWMTVKLTALSAVGSLVWGTLLAAMRVSPVPLMRGFGTVYVNVVRNIPLTVIILFSSLGLADVFGVTMGSDDFKVQGFRLAVLSLIGYTAAFVCEAIRSGINTVPLGQAEAARAIGLSFSQTLTLIVLPQAFRSVIGPLANVLIALTKNTTVAAAIGVAEAAYLMKTMIENEAQTLLIGAVFAFGFVVLTLPTGLILGWLSKRLAVKR; from the coding sequence GTGTTCGACTTTCTTGATGGTTACGACGTCCTAGGGGCGTTCTGGATGACGGTGAAACTCACCGCCCTCTCCGCCGTGGGTTCCCTGGTCTGGGGCACCCTGCTGGCCGCGATGCGGGTGAGCCCGGTTCCGCTGATGCGCGGGTTCGGCACCGTCTATGTCAACGTCGTCCGGAACATCCCCCTGACGGTCATCATCCTGTTCAGCTCGCTCGGCCTCGCCGACGTCTTCGGTGTGACCATGGGAAGCGACGACTTCAAGGTCCAGGGCTTCCGGCTGGCCGTGCTCAGCCTCATCGGCTACACCGCGGCCTTCGTGTGCGAGGCGATCCGCTCCGGCATCAACACCGTGCCGCTCGGCCAGGCGGAGGCGGCCCGGGCCATCGGCCTGAGCTTCAGCCAGACCCTGACGCTCATCGTCCTTCCGCAGGCCTTCCGCTCGGTCATCGGCCCGCTGGCCAACGTCCTGATCGCGCTGACCAAGAACACCACGGTGGCGGCCGCCATCGGCGTCGCCGAGGCCGCCTACCTGATGAAGACGATGATCGAGAACGAGGCGCAGACGCTGCTCATCGGCGCGGTCTTCGCGTTCGGCTTCGTGGTACTGACCCTGCCGACCGGCCTCATCCTGGGCTGGCTCAGCAAGCGACTGGCGGTGAAGCGATGA